In Carya illinoinensis cultivar Pawnee chromosome 7, C.illinoinensisPawnee_v1, whole genome shotgun sequence, the following are encoded in one genomic region:
- the LOC122316881 gene encoding protein cereblon translates to MDDDGIREIERHQMEQIRELDLEELQVEEVDDLYASSDDDLVTTDRGYGGAAMSGEITFNTCLASLHAYLGEVEDTHRQMAFLEGGSILNLPLFYLEGVVLFPEATLPLRVIQPVFIAAVEKALTQVDAPYTIGVVHVHRDPANGRIRFATIGTTAEIRQYRRLEDGSLNVVTRGQQRFRLRKRWIDVEAVPCGEVQIIQEDQPLRTPRDACGKLTPFNNLRSHVVSRTRPLHAHDKLHQFRDEENVSDSNSEGSFESALSPVERTIHHSAVYSSNGCDIMDESTSSDDDKFLCGSDLQFRRPSLDDSESMGSLHADHKKQIGIAELGLGNSSTSGRQSCKREEPDHCWEKTDFNKVRRASRAFWPYWVYSMYDSYSLAERAADMWKRIVGAPSMDGLVRKPGILSFYIASKIPVSESTRQELLEIDGISYRLRREIELLESVNLIQCKNCQTVIARRSDMLVMSCEGPLGAYVNPHGYVHEIMTLYRANGLALRGRPHLEYSWFPGYSWTITNCATCETQMGWLFTATNKLLKPRLFWGIRSSQLADGMR, encoded by the exons ATGGACGACGATGGCATTCGAGAGATAGAGAGGCACCAGATGGAGCAGATTCGAGAGCTCGATCTCGAGGAACTCCAGGTCGAAGAGGTCGATGACCTCTACGCCTCATCCGACGATGACCTTGTCACCAC TGATCGTGGTTATGGCGGTGCTGCCATGTCCGGCGAAATTACATTTAACACCTGTTTGGCTTCATTACATGCATATCTTGGTG AGGTCGAAGACACTCATCGTCAGATGGCATTTTTGGAAGGTGGTTCCATTTTGAACCTCCCACTGTTCTATCTTGAAg GAGTTGTTCTGTTCCCAGAGGCCACCCTTCCTCTAAGAGTTATCCAGCCAGTTTTTATAGCTGCCGTTGAGAAAGCATTGACCCAGGTTGATGCTCCTTATACAATTGGTGTG GTCCATGTTCATAGGGATCCTGCTAATGGGAGGATAAGGTTTGCAACCATTGGGACAACAGCAGAG ATTCGGCAATACCGTCGGTTAGAGGATGGTTCTCTGAATGTGGTTACTCGTGGGCAGCAGAGATTTCGTTTAAGGAAACGCTGGATTGATGTGGAAGCAGTG CCATGTGGGGAGGTCCAAATTATCCAGGAGGATCAACCATTAAGGACTCCACGTGATGCATGTGGAAAATTGACTCCATTCAATAATCTTCGGAGCCATGTAGTCTCACGTACACGGCCTTTACATGCTCATGATAAATTGCATCAATTTAGAGATGAGGAAAATGTTTCAGACTCAAACTCCGAAGGAAGCTTTGAGAGTGCACTCTCCCCTGTGGAAAGGACAATCCACCATTCTGCAGTTTATTCTTCTAATGGGTGTGATATAATGGATGAATCAACTAGTAGCGATGATGACAAGTTCTTGTGTGGGTCAGACCTACAATTTAGAAGGCCTTCACTGGATGACTCTGAGTCCATGGGATCATTGCATGCAGACCACAAGAAGCAAATAGGAATTGCTGAGTTGGGATTGGGAAATAGCTCAACTTCAGGAAGGCAATCTTGCAAAAGAGAAGAGCCAGACCATTGTTGGGAAAAAACAGACTTCAACAAAGTTCGCAGAGCTTCAAGAGCATTCTGGCCCTACTGGGTTTACAGTATGTATGACTCCTATAGCCTTGCTGAAAGGGCTGCAG ATATGTGGAAAAGGATAGTTGGGGCACCCAGCATGGATGGCCTTGTTCGGAAGCCCGGtattttgtcattttatatTGCCAGTAAAATCCCTGTTTCTGAATCTACAAGGCAGGAGCTTCTGGAGATTGATGGGATTTCATATAGATTGCGTCGGGAAATTGAGTTACTTGAGAGTGTCAATCTTATTCAGTGTAAAAACTGTCAG ACTGTAATTGCAAGGCGGAGTGATATGCTGGTTATGTCCTGTGAAGGTCCTCTTGGTGCTTATGTGAACCCTCACGGCTATGTACATGAAATAATGACACTCTACAGAGCAAATGGCTTAGCACTAAGGGGGCGACCACATTTAGAATACAGCTGGTTTCCTGG GTATTCATGGACGATCACCAACTGTGCCACTTGTGAAACCCAAATGGGTTGGCTATTCACTGCCACAAATAAGTTGTTGAAGCCAAGATTGTTTTGGGGGATTAGGAGTTCTCAACTTGCTGATGGCATGCGATAA